The Chthoniobacterales bacterium genome includes a window with the following:
- a CDS encoding M12 family metallopeptidase: MSIPLIRVILQRIVVLLFLVPLATGWAQIKSSTASASLAAYNQILQKTTSDDDLVSLGDMQVRAGVIRNWRDHLAGTSTTSKGGVSTFSATPSSAGPSGLVKWPGGIVYYAFASGVTAAHQRAFRDAAAEWTTFANVQFTPRTTQTNYMWVENAAISGGQSAVGMVGPAQTFLIGSWNRGTLLHEIGHTLGLIHEHQRSDRDTYVNILTSNINGGASNGNFTLIPSSLNNGPYDFYSIMHYARNAFSINPATLNTIEPKPAYSAYLDIYGQQYDRPLSPGDRAGMAILYGAATALSPIVTNTRDSGPGSLRAALYYGFDHPGTTITFNIPTTDPGYAGHVFAIRPSAPLFAPGDNTTIDGTLAGGDTNPYGPSIVLTGTYAQPPDVYAPGLKLVSANCTIRHLVIYGFSQEGILITGAAAQANKIVGCYIGLSWNGTTAAPNAFDGITLSGGAINNSIGGTTAADRNVISGNTASGIYITGSGTSGNRVLGNYIGTKYSGVTALANRYAGITIAAGASGNTVGGTTSTARNVICGNTQQGIVIADPGTTGNIVSGNFIGLNNTGLTSVPNGYAGVQISDGASGNLIGGTTSASRNVISGNASQGVSISGVGTNQNTIAANYIGLNSTGSAARANAFSGVGIYGGAQNNTVGGTVSGSRNYISGNAGQGIAIDGTGSSGNVVAGNYIGLSPAGTVAIPNNVGIDISGAATANTIGGISAASRNYISGNNYRGIGIYGAGTNGNTVSANYIGLNGPGTAASANVGPGVALFGGTQGNLIGGTVSGARNFISGNQQQGITISGTGTNSNSITYNYIGLNPAGTSALPNGWSGVDIFGEAQANVIGNIGTPNIISGNGNYGVSLSGAGTSNNSILNNTIGLNAGSTAAIGNMWSGIALFSGATGNLIGGLNSGQGNLISGNNLRGIDLFDATTFGNRIQRNAIYGNAQLAINLAAGSEDGFGVTANDIGDTDTGPNTLQNFPILTSVLVSSTRTTLTGTLNSQPNQSYRIEFFHGPAGDASQHGGCRYFLGYTNVATNGSGNGSFSVYFTSPIPIGNSVSATATSSSNNTSEFAGNIVATGAP; this comes from the coding sequence GTGTCCATTCCACTTATCCGCGTTATTCTGCAAAGGATCGTCGTTTTATTGTTTCTGGTGCCTTTGGCCACCGGTTGGGCACAAATCAAAAGCAGCACTGCCTCGGCAAGCCTCGCTGCCTATAACCAAATCCTCCAGAAAACCACCAGCGACGACGACTTGGTGAGTCTGGGGGATATGCAAGTCCGGGCGGGGGTGATTAGAAATTGGCGTGATCATCTCGCTGGAACGTCCACTACCAGCAAGGGAGGCGTCTCCACTTTCAGTGCCACTCCCAGCAGCGCGGGTCCGAGTGGACTCGTCAAATGGCCCGGTGGGATTGTTTATTATGCGTTTGCCAGCGGCGTTACGGCTGCCCATCAACGCGCGTTTCGTGATGCCGCCGCCGAGTGGACCACTTTTGCGAATGTGCAATTTACCCCACGCACTACGCAGACAAATTACATGTGGGTCGAGAATGCCGCTATTTCAGGCGGACAATCCGCCGTGGGCATGGTGGGCCCGGCACAAACGTTTCTGATCGGGAGCTGGAATCGGGGAACGCTTCTCCACGAGATCGGTCACACCCTGGGGCTCATCCACGAGCATCAACGCTCCGACCGCGACACGTATGTGAACATCCTCACGTCGAATATCAATGGAGGTGCCAGCAACGGGAATTTCACCCTCATACCCAGCTCGCTGAATAATGGGCCGTATGATTTTTATTCGATCATGCATTACGCGCGGAATGCTTTTTCGATCAATCCCGCCACTCTCAACACCATCGAGCCGAAACCCGCCTACAGTGCGTATCTCGACATTTACGGTCAGCAATACGATCGCCCACTCAGCCCCGGTGACCGCGCCGGGATGGCGATCCTCTATGGCGCGGCTACGGCTTTGTCGCCCATCGTGACCAACACCCGGGACAGCGGCCCCGGCAGTCTGCGCGCGGCGCTTTATTATGGTTTCGATCATCCGGGGACGACGATCACTTTTAATATCCCGACCACCGACCCGGGGTACGCCGGCCATGTCTTTGCCATTCGTCCTTCTGCCCCGCTTTTCGCTCCCGGGGATAATACCACCATCGATGGCACCCTCGCGGGTGGAGACACCAATCCGTATGGCCCATCCATTGTCCTCACGGGCACTTATGCCCAGCCGCCGGATGTTTATGCGCCAGGTTTGAAGCTGGTGTCAGCCAACTGCACCATCCGCCACCTCGTCATCTATGGTTTTTCCCAGGAAGGCATCCTCATCACAGGCGCTGCTGCCCAGGCCAACAAAATCGTGGGTTGCTACATCGGCCTGAGCTGGAACGGCACCACTGCCGCGCCAAATGCCTTCGACGGCATCACCCTCAGCGGCGGAGCCATCAATAACAGCATTGGGGGCACCACTGCCGCAGATCGCAACGTGATCTCTGGCAACACAGCCTCCGGCATTTACATCACAGGTTCCGGCACCAGCGGCAACCGGGTTCTGGGCAATTACATTGGCACCAAATACAGCGGTGTCACCGCCCTCGCCAATCGATACGCTGGCATCACCATCGCTGCCGGAGCCAGTGGCAACACCGTCGGGGGCACCACCTCCACAGCCCGCAACGTCATTTGTGGCAACACACAGCAAGGCATCGTCATTGCCGATCCCGGCACCACGGGCAACATCGTCTCCGGCAACTTCATTGGCCTGAATAATACGGGACTCACATCTGTGCCCAACGGTTATGCCGGGGTGCAAATCTCCGACGGAGCCAGTGGCAACCTCATCGGCGGCACCACCTCTGCCAGCCGCAATGTCATTTCCGGCAACGCCAGTCAGGGAGTGAGCATCAGCGGAGTCGGCACCAACCAAAATACCATCGCCGCCAATTACATTGGCCTCAATTCCACTGGTTCCGCCGCCCGCGCCAACGCCTTCTCGGGAGTCGGCATCTATGGAGGCGCGCAAAACAACACGGTCGGCGGAACTGTTTCCGGCAGCCGTAATTACATCTCGGGAAATGCAGGCCAGGGCATCGCCATCGATGGAACAGGCAGTAGTGGCAATGTGGTTGCCGGCAATTACATCGGCCTCAGCCCTGCCGGCACCGTGGCCATCCCCAATAATGTCGGCATCGACATCTCTGGCGCCGCCACGGCCAACACCATTGGCGGCATCAGCGCCGCCTCCCGCAACTACATCTCTGGCAACAACTATCGCGGCATCGGCATCTACGGTGCGGGAACCAATGGCAACACGGTCTCCGCCAATTATATCGGACTCAACGGCCCCGGCACTGCCGCCAGCGCCAACGTCGGGCCGGGTGTCGCCCTCTTCGGCGGAACCCAGGGCAACCTCATTGGCGGCACTGTCTCCGGCGCGCGCAACTTTATCTCCGGCAACCAGCAGCAGGGCATCACCATTTCCGGCACCGGCACCAACTCGAACAGCATCACCTACAATTACATCGGACTTAACCCGGCCGGCACATCGGCCCTGCCCAATGGCTGGAGCGGCGTGGATATTTTCGGCGAAGCGCAGGCCAACGTCATCGGCAACATCGGCACTCCAAACATCATTTCCGGCAACGGCAACTACGGCGTCTCTCTCAGCGGCGCAGGCACCTCCAATAACTCCATTCTCAACAACACCATCGGCCTCAATGCCGGCTCCACCGCAGCCATTGGAAACATGTGGAGTGGCATCGCCCTCTTTTCCGGTGCCACGGGCAATCTCATTGGCGGCCTCAACTCCGGCCAGGGCAATCTGATCTCTGGAAACAACCTGCGCGGCATCGACCTTTTCGACGCCACCACGTTTGGCAACCGCATCCAGCGCAACGCCATCTACGGAAACGCGCAACTCGCCATCAACCTGGCCGCAGGCAGCGAGGATGGGTTTGGCGTCACCGCCAATGATATCGGCGACACCGATACCGGCCCCAATACTCTGCAAAATTTCCCGATTCTAACCTCTGTTTTGGTTAGCTCGACACGGACCACACTCACCGGAACTC